A stretch of Perognathus longimembris pacificus isolate PPM17 chromosome 1, ASM2315922v1, whole genome shotgun sequence DNA encodes these proteins:
- the Txn2 gene encoding thioredoxin, mitochondrial, translated as MAQRFLLRRCLTSVISRKLPQGRWALLTSGALQSPQCSPGGLTVTPSPARTISTTRVCLTTFNIQDGPDFQDRVVNSETPVVVDFHAQWCGPCKILGPRLEKMVAKQHGKVVMAKVDIDDHTDLAIEYEVSAVPTVLAIKNGDVVDKFVGIKDEDQLEAFLKKLIG; from the exons ATGGCTCAACGATTTCTCCTGAGGAGGTGCCTGACCTCTGTCATCTCCAGGAAGCTCCCTCAGGGTCGGTGGGCACTCCTCACCTCCGGAGCCCTGCAGAGCCCACAGTGCAGTCCTGGGGGCCTAACAGTAACACCCAGCCCAGCCCGGACAATATCCACCACCAGAGTCTGCTTAACCACCTTCAATATCCAGGATGGACCTGACTTTCAAGACCGAGTTGTGAACAGTGAGACGCCAGTGGTTGTGGATTTCCATGCACA GTGGTGTGGCCCCTGCAAGATCCTGGGGCCCAGGTTAGAGAAGATGGTGGCCAAGCAGCACGGGAAGGTGGTGATGGCCAAGGTGGACATCGATGACCACACAGACCTCGCCATCGAGTATGAG GTGTCAGCCGTGCCCACCGTGCTAGCCATCAAGAACGGGGACGTGGTAGACAAGTTTGTGGGCATCAAGGATGAGGACCAGCTGGAGGCCTTCCTGAAGAAGCTGATTGGCTGA